Genomic segment of Bacteroidota bacterium:
CCGCATTGTTGACAATCCCTGCACCGGCGTCGCCGACTACGTAATCAACATACGCTTCGTCCAGGGGCCAGGCATTGAGGAGGCCTTCTGGGCCATCTGCGTCATCGATAGGACCGCTGGCAAAACGATAGGCCTCTGTTTGTCCGTAGGGCTCCCGTGCATTCAGCCATGCCTCACGTGCAGCATCGAGCGTAGCTTGAGAAGGGTTAGCTACAAAAGCGTCAACTGCTTGGTCGAGGAGTACAGCGGCATTGTAAGAGTCCTCGTAAGAAGCAAAGACAATGTCTGCGTATGTCTCGACGACCGCAGCTCTATCAAGCGGATCATCATCGTTTGAGTCACACCCTGCAAGAATGAGTAGCAGGGTAAGAACCATATATTTACTTAAACGCATTGGTTTGTTGTTGGAATGTGTGGTGATAGAATGGTTGTTTTTACTTAGACTAAATATAAATAAAAGAAATGTCTTTGCCATACCGCATGGTTCAATTTTGTGGAATCTTGACAGTAAAACCGCCTACGGGGGAGTTAGGTTATTTTCAAAGCTATACCCGTTGGTTTATACAAATCGGGTATGGCCGTTGCCCCGTCAGTACTCCCGTCCCAGGTCGACTGCGTGTAATAGCGGTTGGCCGGCGTTGGCCCGATGGTAGTTTTCCACCACCTGCACGGCAGCCGTTTGCGGATTGGTAATGCTTGCTACATGCGGCGTAACCGTGATTTGCGGGTGGCGCCAGAATGGGTGATCTGCCGGCAGCGGTTCTTCATTAAACACATCCAGGCAAGCGCCTTGTAGTGAGCCGTTTCCTAGCGCCTCAAGCAAGTCCGAATCGACAACATGCGCACCACGGGCGACATTGATGAGGTACGCATTGGGCTGGAGCCTGGAAAATACGTCGGTATTCAAGATGCCACGGGTAGCTGTTGTAAGCGGAAGCAAACAAACGAGGATACGCGTTTTTTCAAGAAATGCCGGCAGCATGGCTTCGCCGGCAAAAGAGGCTTCCAGTGCCGGATGTGCTGGGCCACTGCGACGCCATCCGTAAACAGTGAACCCCAGTGCCGCAAGCGCTTGTGCAGCATCGCTGCCCAGCATGCCCATCCCCATGATGCCAACCGGAAAATCAGCGATGTTGCGCGGTGCAGCAGGCCGCCACGTTTGAGTAGTTTGTTGTTGTTTGTACAGGTCAAAATCTCTGAAAGAATGCAAAACAGCTGTGACAACGTATTGCGTCATCGACGCAACAAGATTAGGATCTACAATACGTGCTACGGGAAGATGCCGGGGAATGGTAGGGTCTTGCAGGATATGATCAATGCCGGCGCCCAATGAGGCGATGGCTTTAAGATTTTTAAACCGTGTGAATACATCGTGCGGATGCTGCCACAGCAGCGCAAAGCTAACATCATCAGGATGCGAAATATCTGGCCAAACCTGCACGTCAATATCAGGATCAACCGCTTTGATGCCCGCAAGCCAGGGGGCCGGGTCTTTGGTCGGGCAGAGGAAAAGCAGCGACATGTTGGGAAGGCGTGGCAGTGCCTAGTCTATTTCTGACTGATGCGTTAGCGACTCAATTTCAGATTCCAGTAATTCGATTTTGCGCTTCAGGTTGTATACCATGGAAAGCATCAAGATCAGTCCGGTACTCAAGGCAAGCGCGCCAACAACGCCGGCGAGCTTCAAGCCGGCCATCTCAGACTTTGCAAAAAATAAAAGCCAGATAGGGCCCAACGTAAGGAGGAAGGGGACGAGGAGTTTTGTGGGTCTTCTCATATATTTGCGGGTACTGGGGTCAACGGTGTCTGTTGAGAAAGGCAGGCAAACGTTGAACCGAGGGACAATTGACAACGATCTAACCTGACAATTTGCCGCGGGATCCTCTATGCATTGAATCCCGGAAAAAGGAAATTGTGCGCAAGATCTCGATAAGCTAAAACTGAACAGGGGCACTGCGCTGGCTTAAGAAACGCGCAGGTAACAGTTGGCACCTCCGTTATACACAAAATGCATACGCTACAATTGAACCCAAGAATACATGGATACCTGGATTCCACTGAATATACTTGCTCCGGAAAGATTAATAGACGCAAGGCTACAACTCCACTGGGCTGCGCAAATTGCTGCGACAGTAGGGTATAGTTTTATTCCACCTGAACCAGACTGGCGTCATGTGAGCCTGTCCGGCTATTCTGATGCATCAGGGTACATGCTGGTTAGTCAACCGGTGAAGGCGCATGGGGGATTTCGCGTTGGGTTGCGTTTGGCAGACCTGACGTTGGTGCTGCTGAATGAAGCCAACGAGATCAGGCATGCCTTTGCCCTTACGGGCCATACGCTGGATGAAGGGTATGACTGGTTAGCGAAGGTTGCTGCCCCAGCTGCAACTATGGCCCTGATGCGGCCCGACCATGAGTTACCTGATCACCGGGTTGGCAAGGGGGACGCGTTCAAGTTTTCAGACAGGGAGGCTTTTGCGTTACTGGCTTCCTGGTATACAAATGCCACACCAACACTCGAGGCTTTTGCCGCTGCGTATCCCGCGGCCGGCGCTGTGCGATGCTGGCCGCACCACTTTGACATCGCAAGCCTGTGGGCATGGGATCCTGAAAAAGACCCGGAAGAAGGGCGCAGTATCGGTGTTGGGTTTGTGCCTGGGGATACGGCGTATCCAGTGCCCTATATCTATGTGACACCCTGGCCTTATCCTGAATGTTCACCGGAGGCATCGCTGAAAGCAGGGCATTGGCACACTGAAAACTGGGTAGGCGCAGTGCTGAGGTTGGAAGAGTTAGGGCCGGCGGCGGCGCAGGGGGAGCGGGTGCGCACATTTATAGAGCAGGCTGTAGCAGCGAGCAGCAATATGCTTTCATAGATTTTGCTCGCCCCGAGGCAGTTCCTTTTTGTGAAAATCATATCTTCTGCTGGTCGCCCACTTTTAATCCCCTTGCAGGCCCGGTGCCGGAAAAAATGTCGGAATTAAAGGAAAAAATTGACCTTGCAGCGCAGCGTATTCACCAGCACATCCGAAAAACGCCTTTGGAGCCAGCGCACAGCGGGGGGCAGGACTTTTATCTGAAACTTGAGTGCCTGCAAAAAACGCGTTCATTCAAGTTGCGTGGAGCCCTCAATAAGCTGCTTTCACTTTCGCCTGAACAACTACAGCAAGGTGTGATCACGGCTTCTACCGGGAACCATGGATTGGCAGTAGCCTTTGGTCTGGATTTGCTGCAGGCGCCGGGGAAAATTGTCTTGCCCGAGACAGCTGCGCCGAAGAAGGTGGCGTTACTTGAGCGTTACAATGTGGAGCTGGTGTTCCATGGACAGGACTCTGCAACCTCCGAGACGTACGCAAGGCAACTTGCTGCGGCATCCGAGCAGCCTTTTATATCTCCTTACAACGACTGGGAGGTGGTTGCGGGGCAGGGCACGATCGGGATAGAATTATGCGATCAACTCCCCGGCCTGCAGAGCGTGTATGTGCCGGTGGGTGGCGGCGGACTCATAAGTGGCATTGCCGGCTACCTGAAAGCTGTGGTGCCTGATGTAGAAATTGTGGGCTGTATCCCGGCCCATTCACCGGTTATGCATGAATGTGTGGAGGCTGGCAAAATTGTAGCCGGCACGGTCGAGCCAACACTCTCGGACGGAACAGCAGGGGGAGTCGAAGACGGGGCCATTACCTTTCCACTATGCAGAGACCTGGTGGATAGATGGGTGCGTGTTTCCGAAGCAGAAATTCAGGCTGGCATGCGTTGGGCATTTGAAGCGCAGGGCCTGGTGGTCGAAGGTGCTGCCGGCGTGAGCATAGCGGCATTTCATAAACAGCCGCCAGCAACAGGGCCGGCTGTAGTGGTGCTGTGCGGCGGCAATGTGGATATTGCGCAATTTAAAAAACTGGTGTGGTGACAGAGCTATTGGTAGGATCTGTTGGAAATAGGCGCCAAAAGAAACACCAACCAGAAACAAGGGCCAGTGCTTCGAAAAGCGCCGGCCCTCATTTTTCCTTGCTAAATACAAAACTGGCCATGTGTGGGAGACCAGTTCCGGGATCGCGAAATGCTGTCAGTCTAAACCCGATCAGATGGACACCAGGGTTTTTACTGCTGTCTTAAGCTATACGCGCCCCTAAATGTGTGACGGATACACAAAGCATCCTGCTCTAGAATTAAGCGCAGTCGAATCAAGTCTGAAAATATGCGCAATAATTCGAACGAAATTCTGCCTGTTGTCTATATTGTGGAATATAACATGGCTACGCGTAGATACGGCGGAATTTTGCATTTGTCAATACAGCCGAAAACAATTCGGAGGGTAACTTTGAAAAGAGCATTGGACCGAATAGATGAGCAACTAATTGAGTTGCTACAGAAGAATGCCCGGATGTCGAACAAGGAGCTGGCTGCGCAGGTAGGGATTGCACCATCCACCTGTTTTGAGCGGGTGCGTCGATTGGAAGATGCCGGGATCTTTCTAGGGTACCACGCGGTGGTTGATTTAAAGAAACTGGGCAGCACCCTGGAGGCTATGGTTGCAATCAGGTTGCATAAACATAGTGCGGCACTGGTCGACGCTTTTACGCAGCATGCCGTCTCGCTCCCTGAAGTCCGCGAGGTGTACCATGTCGCCGGTATCAATGATTTTATGCTGCATGTCGTCGTTAGAGACAGCGATCACCTGCGTATGCTTGTCATGAAAGACATATCGAGCAGAGATGACATTGCACACGTTGAAACGGCCCTCGTGTTTGAACATACGCGGAACGACTTGCTCCCTTTTGAAGGACTGGACAGGTAATTGAACGCCCCTCCAAAACGGCCACCATGTGCTATGTTTACCCCAATTCTATAAACGCAATTTGTAACATTTTTATGAAGTTATTTCATTTGTAAACCTTTGTGATTTAAAGGTTTATATCTGCTTGTGTGCTTGCCCGGCAATTCCTACCTAGTGCGTGAACTATTGTATCACGCAATCTGGTAGAACACATGAACCACAAATCCTGGATTCGTTTTCTTGTATTGTTTGTCGCCGTTGTGCTGGGGCTTGCCGGCAGTGGCTGCGATGTCCTCAATGAAACGGGCAATCCCGAAGAACTCATCGATCAGGCAAAGGCCTGGCACAAAGCCGAACTGGCTTCCGCGGAAGGACCTGCCAAATCCGATGCCGACCCAGACCCGGCCTTGTTACTCCACCGGTTCTTCCCCGACTGGAATGCTGCTGCCGTTGTAACCGGGCCTGCTGGTAAGAGCGCTGTGTATGCAACCCTGGGCCCTGATGCCCGCGTTAGTTTTGATTCTACGCGGGCCATCGTACGTACGATCATTATCTCAACGGATGAAACCGGGGGGATTGGTAGCGGCGAAATTGTTGAGTTTGTTGCTGGTGATGCCGCTGCATTGGAAAATGTAGGAAGTCTCGTTTGGCAATACCTCGCCAATGATTTTGAAGACGCCTCCATTTTGGTGGCCCGGTACAGCGTGCGCTATAAACCGATGGCGGCCCGCCTGCACCGGCCGCAAAGAGAAGCCGTTGACCTCGGGTTCAGGTACGAGACGCGCACCGTAACAAGCGCCGGCAAACGGGCCGAAACCGTCTACTGCATGGTCCTTGATATCATCACCTATGGGGTGAGTGTAGGGGACAATGACTTTACCTGGAATACCGACGTTTACCTCGATTGCTGGAGTGAAGATGGAAATGTGCTGGGAGATGAAGGCGCAACCGGAGATGGCGGCACAGGCGGAGCCGGCGGTAATTCTGAATATGACGGCACGGAAACGGACATCGGGGATGTCGTAAGCAAGGCCCACCTGGAGTCTGTTTTTGAAGGGTGCGGTGTGAAAAACGAATCTTCAGCTATGGGGAAGGCTTATGAACGTGTTATTCGTAACGTGTTAGACATGGACGAGCGCGCTGGTACTAACGTTTCTGGCTCTCAGTTGGATGGCTATACCTCGAACAACTATAATGGAATTACGTGGATTAATTCTATCATGGAGGCCAAGTTCTCTGAAGGGGCATCACCGTTTACAACCGCTCAAACGACAGCACATCTTCAGGAATTGAATGCTGTTTATTATCTTCATCCAGAGGGCACCAACGTTTTGGGCCCACCGCTGTATTATGCTGTAACGCAGTATTCCGGATCGAATATGAAGCTAAATCCTGCTAATACGATGATAGCGAAGGCAGAAGAATTAGGGGTTGCCGTGGTCCATTTGTCTATCCGCGAGTTACCCT
This window contains:
- a CDS encoding imelysin family protein; the encoded protein is MRLSKYMVLTLLLILAGCDSNDDDPLDRAAVVETYADIVFASYEDSYNAAVLLDQAVDAFVANPSQATLDAAREAWLNAREPYGQTEAYRFASGPIDDADGPEGLLNAWPLDEAYVDYVVGDAGAGIVNNAASFPSIDTDLIESLNEVGAEENVSTGYHAIEFLLWGQDLSATGAGNRPVTDYTTDANASRRAA
- a CDS encoding glyoxylate/hydroxypyruvate reductase A yields the protein MSLLFLCPTKDPAPWLAGIKAVDPDIDVQVWPDISHPDDVSFALLWQHPHDVFTRFKNLKAIASLGAGIDHILQDPTIPRHLPVARIVDPNLVASMTQYVVTAVLHSFRDFDLYKQQQTTQTWRPAAPRNIADFPVGIMGMGMLGSDAAQALAALGFTVYGWRRSGPAHPALEASFAGEAMLPAFLEKTRILVCLLPLTTATRGILNTDVFSRLQPNAYLINVARGAHVVDSDLLEALGNGSLQGACLDVFNEEPLPADHPFWRHPQITVTPHVASITNPQTAAVQVVENYHRANAGQPLLHAVDLGREY
- a CDS encoding DUF5996 family protein, with translation MDTWIPLNILAPERLIDARLQLHWAAQIAATVGYSFIPPEPDWRHVSLSGYSDASGYMLVSQPVKAHGGFRVGLRLADLTLVLLNEANEIRHAFALTGHTLDEGYDWLAKVAAPAATMALMRPDHELPDHRVGKGDAFKFSDREAFALLASWYTNATPTLEAFAAAYPAAGAVRCWPHHFDIASLWAWDPEKDPEEGRSIGVGFVPGDTAYPVPYIYVTPWPYPECSPEASLKAGHWHTENWVGAVLRLEELGPAAAQGERVRTFIEQAVAASSNMLS
- a CDS encoding threonine/serine dehydratase; the encoded protein is MSELKEKIDLAAQRIHQHIRKTPLEPAHSGGQDFYLKLECLQKTRSFKLRGALNKLLSLSPEQLQQGVITASTGNHGLAVAFGLDLLQAPGKIVLPETAAPKKVALLERYNVELVFHGQDSATSETYARQLAAASEQPFISPYNDWEVVAGQGTIGIELCDQLPGLQSVYVPVGGGGLISGIAGYLKAVVPDVEIVGCIPAHSPVMHECVEAGKIVAGTVEPTLSDGTAGGVEDGAITFPLCRDLVDRWVRVSEAEIQAGMRWAFEAQGLVVEGAAGVSIAAFHKQPPATGPAVVVLCGGNVDIAQFKKLVW
- a CDS encoding Lrp/AsnC family transcriptional regulator, with translation MKRALDRIDEQLIELLQKNARMSNKELAAQVGIAPSTCFERVRRLEDAGIFLGYHAVVDLKKLGSTLEAMVAIRLHKHSAALVDAFTQHAVSLPEVREVYHVAGINDFMLHVVVRDSDHLRMLVMKDISSRDDIAHVETALVFEHTRNDLLPFEGLDR